The following proteins are encoded in a genomic region of Arachis ipaensis cultivar K30076 chromosome B02, Araip1.1, whole genome shotgun sequence:
- the LOC107627050 gene encoding plasma membrane ATPase 2-like — MGSNMYPSSSLLGESKDNFASVPVDDLIENADGFAGVFPALKIADIGIAIADATDATRSASDIVLTEPGLSVIISAVLTSRAIFQRMKNYTIYDVSITIRIVVSYKCIYDIWRI; from the exons ATGGGCTCTAACATGTATCCTTCTTCGTCGCTGCTAGGAGAAAGCAAAGATAATTTTGCTTCTGTTCCCGTCGATGATCTTATAGAGAATGCAGATGGTTTTGCTGGTGTCTTTCCTG CTTTGAAGATAGCAGACATAGGTATCGCTATAGCAGATGCAACAGATGCTACAAGAAGTGCCTCTGATATAGTTCTAACAGAACCTGGGTTGAGTGTGATCATAAGTGCTGTTTTAACTAGCCGTGCAATTTTCCAAAGAATGAAAAACTACACA aTATATGATGTATCTATCACCATCCGTATTGTGGTAAGTTATAAGTGCATATATGATATATGGAGAATTTAG
- the LOC110269200 gene encoding uncharacterized protein LOC110269200: MREEEPSPNASSPLEELRSSPPPWRGKRRCSLASHRRASWLPMREPREPLQLLRNRSFTDSTRKGTGGRREPMVPSSSLRTRLVAGCKHSKSLKKGAITKRMTAIEEMAGMDVLCSDKTGTLTLNKLTVNKNLIEVFADGVNQDMVVLMAARASRLENQDAIDCAIVSMLADPKKVLFQLPTWLLLWIIFESFEKLKNKTDALLTTSGRFYLQKFVSGINCL; this comes from the exons ATGAGAGAGGAGGAGCCGTCACCAAACGCGTCGTCGCCGCTGGAGGAGCTTCGCTCTTCGCCGCCGCCGTGGAGGGGAAAGAGGAGATGCTCCCTCGCCAGTCACCGTCGTGCTTCCTGGTTGCCGATGAGGGAGCCGCGAGAACCGTTGCAGCTGTTGA GAAATCGAAGTTTTACAGATTCAACAAGGAAAGGAACCGGTGGAAGGAGAGAACCGATGGTGCCGTCAAGTTCCCTAAGAACAAGGTTAGTAGCAGG CTGTAAGCACTCCAAATCATTGAAAAAG GGTGCTATAACAAAGAGAATGACTGCAATTGAAGAAATGGCCGGAATGGATGTCCTATGCAGTGATAAAACAGGCACATTAACTCTCAATAAGCTTACAGTGAACAAGAATCTAATTGAG GTCTTTGCTGATGGAGTTAATCAGGACATGGTTGTACTTATGGCTGCAAGGGCATCAAGGCTAGAGAACCAAGATGCAATTGATTGTGCAATTGTATCTATGTTAGCAGACCCAAAGAAAGTACTATTTCAACTACCAACCTGGTTACTCCTTTGGATCATCTTCGAatcatttgaaaaattaaaaaataaaaccgATGCCTTACTGACTACTAGTGGGAGATTTTACCTCCAGAAATTTGTCTCAGGAATTAATTGTTTGTAA
- the LOC107625132 gene encoding myosin-6, with product MAATANPVVGSQVWLEDPEAAWIDGEVLEVKGQDIKVLCTSGKTVVVKVSSVYHKDTEAPPCGVDDMTKLAYLHEPGVLANLRSRYDINEIYTYTGNILIAVNPFIKLPHLYDSHMMAQYKGAGFGELSPHPFAVADAAYRLMINEGISQSILVSGESGAGKTESTKLLMRYLAYMGGRAAVGEGRTVEQKVLESNPVLEAFGNAKTVRNNNSSRFGKFVEIQFDQRGRISGAAIRTYLLERSRVCQLSDPERNYHCFYMLCAAPPEDVKKYKLGNPRTFHYLNQTNCFELEGVDEAKEYHDTRRAMDVVGISSEEQEAIFRVVAAILHLGNIEFTKGQEIDSSTPKDEKSRFHLQTAAELFMCDAKALENSLCKRVIVTRDETITKWLDPESAALSRDALAKIVYTRLFDWLVDKINNSIGQDPESKSLIGVLDIYGFESFKTNSFEQFCINLTNEKLQQHFNQHVFKMEQEEYKKEEIDWSYIEFVDNQDVLDLIEKKPGGIISLLDEACMFPRSTHETFAQKLYQTFKNHKRFSKPKLSRSDFTICHYAGDVTYQTELFLDKNKDYVIAEHQALLYASKCSFVSSLFPPSSEESSKQSKFSSIGSRFKQQLQALLETLSSTEPHYIRCVKPNNLLKPAIFENKNVLQQLRCGGVMEAIRISCAGYPTRKTFDEFVDRFGLLAPEALDRSSDEVSVCKRILEKVGLKCYQIGKTKVFLRAGQMADLDTRRTEILGRSASIIQRKVRTYLARRSFVLLRLSAIQIQASCRGQLARQVYEGLRQEASSLMIQRYIRMHAARKAYRELYRAAVSIQTGMRGMAARCELNFRKQTRAAIVIQSHCRKYLAQHRFKDLKKAAIATQCAWRGKVARRELRKLKMAARETGALQAAKNKLEKQVEDLTLRLQLEKRMRADMEEAKSQENERLQSALQKMQLQFKETKALLKKEREEAMKREAERVPVIQEIPVVDHGLMEKLTSENEKLKNLVSSLEEKIGETEKRYEEASKVSEERLKQALDAESKIIQLKTAMQRLEEKFLDMESENQVLRQQTLITSSVKPMSEHLSNHVYEKLGNGHHVVEEQKSAESVTPTKMFGTESDSKLRRSYIERQHENVDALVNCVMKNIGFHHGKPVAAFTIYKCLLHWKSFEAERTSVFDRLIQMIGSAIENQDDNDLMAYWLSNTSALLFLLQQSLKSGGASDTTPVKKPPNPTSLFGRMTMGFRSSPSSANLPAPALEVVKKVEAKYPALLFKQQLTAYVEKIYGILRDNLKKELASLLSLCIQAPRTSKGVLRSGRSFGKDSPMGHWQSIIESLNTLLCTLKENFVPPVLIQKIYTQTFSYINVQLFNSLLLRRDCCTFTNGEYVKAGLAELELWCAQAKEEYAGSSWDELKHIRQAVGFLVIHQKYRISYDEIINDLCPIMSVQQLYRICTLYWDANYNTRSVSPDVLSSMRVLMAEDSNNAQSDSFLLDDNSSIPFSVDDLSTALQEKEFSDMKPAEELLENPAFQFLNE from the exons ATG GCTGCTACTGCCAATCCTGTAGTTGGGTCCCAAGTTTGGTTGGAGGATCCAGAGGCAGCTTGGATAGATGGTGAAGTTTTGGAGGTTAAGGGGCAAGACATCAAAGTCCTTTGCACTTCAGGGAAGACG GTTGTGGTTAAAGTGTCCAGCGTTTATCATAAAGATACTGAAGCTCCACCATGTGGAGTGGATGATATGACAAAGCTTGCTTATCTGCATGAACCTGGTGTCCTAGCTAATCTGAGATCTAGATATGATATCAATGAAATATAT ACGTATACTGGGAATATATTGATTGCTGTGAACCCGTTCATAAAGCTCCCTCATTTATACGATAGCCATATGATGGCACAATATAAAGGAGCAGGTTTTGGCGAGCTAAGTCCACATCCTTTTGCAGTTGCAGATGCAGCATATAG GCTTATGATTAATGAAGGAATCAGTCAGTCAATACTGGTTAGTGGTGAAAGTGGGGCTGGTAAAACAGAAAGCACAAAGTTACTCATGCGCTATCTTGCTTACATGGGAGGTAGAGCTGCTGTTGGTGAAGGTAGGACTGTAGAGCAGAAAGTCCTAGAG TCCAATCCTGTTCTAGAAGCCTTTGGCAATGCAAAGACTGTTAGGAACAATAATTCAAG TCGTTTTGGGAAGTTTGTGGAGATCCAATTTGACCAGAGGGGAAGGATTTCTGGAGCTGCTATTAGAACATATCTGTTGGAAAGATCACGTGTTTGCCAATTGTCCGATCCAGAAAGAAATTATCACTGTTTCTATATGCTGTGTGCTGCACCTCCAGAG GATGTTAAGAAGTACAAATTAGGAAACCCAAGAACATTTCATTATCTAAACCAAACAAATTGCTTTGAGTTGGAAGGAGTTGATGAAGCAAAAGAATATCATGATACAAGGAGAGCAATGGATGTTGTTGGAATAAGTTCTGAGGAGCAG GAAGCAATATTCCGAGTGGTAGCTGCAATTTTGCATCTTGGCAATATTGAATTTACAAAAGGTCAGGAAATTGACTCATCTACGCCCAAAGATGAAAAATCTCGGTTCCATCTACAAACTGCTGCTGAACTTTTCAT GTGTGATGCAAAGGCACTTGAGAATTCTCTTTGCAAGCGAGTGATTGTTACGCGTGATGAAACAATTACTAAATGGTTGGATCCAGAATCTGCTGCACTTAGCCGAGATGCTTTGGCTAAGATTGTGTACACGAGATTGTTTGACTG GCTGGTGGATAAAATTAATAATTCAATTGGTCAAGACCCTGAGTCGAAGTCCTTAATCGGTGTGCTGGATATTTATGGTTTTGAAAGTTTCAAGACTAACAG TTTTGAGCAATTTTGTATTAATTTGACCAATGAAAAGCTTCAGCAACACTTTAATCAG CATGTTTTCAAAATGGAGCAAGAAGAATATAAAAAAGAGGAGATTGATTGGAGTTACATTGAGTTTGTTGACAATCAAGATGTCCTGGATCTCATCGAAAAG AAACCTGGTGGCATTATTTCTCTTCTTGATGAAGCTTG CATGTTTCCTAGATCAACACACGAAACTTTTGCCCAGAAGTTGTATCAGACATTCAAAAACCATAAAAGGTTCAGCAAGCCTAAATTGTCACGTAGTGACTTCACAATTTGCCATTATGCTGGTGAT GTGACTTATCAAACTGAATTGTTCCTGGACAAGAACAAAGATTACGTTATTGCAGAACACCAAGCACTTCTTTATGCTTCTAAATGCTCCTTTGTATCGAGTTTGTTTCCCCCCTCGTCTGAGGAGTCATCCAAACAATCAAAGTTCTCTTCAATAGGTTCACGATTCAAG CAACAATTGCAAGCTCTACTTGAAACTCTCAGTTCCACCGAGCCACACTATATTCGTTGCGTAAAACCCAACAATCTTCTTAAGCCTGCAATTTTTGAGAACAAAAATGTTCTGCAGCAACTGCGTTGTGGG GGAGTTATGGAGGCAATTAGAATAAGCTGTGCAGGGTACCCCACTAGAAAAACCTTTGATGAATTTGTGGATCGGTTTGGACTTCTTGCACCTGAAGCACTAGATAGAAG CTCTGATGAGGTTTCTGTATGCAAGAGGATTCTGGAAAAAGTTGGACTTAAATGTTATCAG ATTGGAAAAACAAAAGTGTTTCTTCGAGCTGGTCAAATGGCTGACTTAGATACTCGTAGAACTGAAATACTAGGAAGATCGGCAAGCATTATTCAGAGGAAAGTTCGTACCTATTTGGCCCGCCGAAGTTTTGTATTGCTTCGTTTGTCTGCTATACAGATTCAAGCTTCATGCAGAG GACAACTTGCTCGACAAGTTTACGAGGGATTGCGGCAGGAGGCTTCTAGTCTGATGATTCAGAGGTATATACGCATGCATGCTGCTAGAAAGGCTTATAGAGAATTGTATAGAGCTGCTGTTTCTATTCAGACTGGTATGCGAGGGATGGCTGCTCGTTGTGAGCTGAACTTTAGGAAGCAGACTAGGGCAGCAATTGTCATTCAG AGCCATTGCCGAAAATATTTGGCACAACATCGTTTTAAGGACTTAAAGAAGGCAGCAATTGCTACACAATGTGCATGGAGAGGAAAAGTTGCTCGCCGAGAGTTACGAAAGCTCAAGATG GCTGCCAGAGAAACTGGAGCACTCCAAGCTGCCAAAAATAAGCTTGAAAAGCAAGTTGAAGATCTTACACTAAGGTTACAGCTGGAAAAACGCATGAGG GCTGACATGGAAGAAGCAAAATCACAAGAAAACGAAAGATTACAGTCTGCTTTGCAAAAGATGCAACTGCAATTTAAAGAGACTAAGGCACTTCTTAAGAAGGAGCGTGAAGAGGCTATGAAAAGAGAGGCAGAGAGAGTACCTGTCATACAGGAGATTCCCGTTGTTGACCATGGTTTGATGGAAAAGTTAACTAGTGAAAATGAGAAACTCAAG AACTTGGTGAGCTCTCTGGAAGAGAAAATTGGTGAAACAGAAAAGAGGTATGAAGAGGCAAGCAAAGTCAGtgaagaaaggttgaagcaagctTTGGATGCTGAATCAAAAATAATCCAGTTGAAGACTGCAATGCAAAG GCTTGAAGAGAAATTCTTAGATATGGAATCGGAAAACCAGGTTCTTCGGCAACAAACTCTGATAACATCATCTGTAAAACCAATGTCAGAGCACCTTTCCAATCATGTTTACGAG AAGTTGGGCAATGGTCATCATGTGGTAGAAGAGCAGAAATCTGCT GAGAGTGTTACACCTACTAAAATGTTTGGTACAGAATCTGATAGCAAATTGAGGAGATCCTACATTGAACGTCAACAT GAGAATGTTGATGCTCTTGTAAACTGTGTAATGAAGAATATTGGCTTCCATCATGGAAAGCCTGTTGCTGCATTCACCATTTACAAATGCCTGCTCCACTGGAAATCATTTGAAGCTGAAAGAACTAGTGTATTTGACCGTCTTATCCAGATGATAGGTTCTGCAATTGAG AATCAAGATGACAATGATCTTATGGCCTATTGGTTGTCAAATACGTCTGCATTATTGTTTTTGCTCCAACAAAGTTTGAAGTCCGGAGGTGCAAGTGATACCACCCCAGTTAAAAAACCACCTAATCCAACATCCCTCTTTGGAAGAATGACTATG GGTTTTCGCTCGTCCCCTTCTTCAGCCAACCTTCCGGCTCCAGCATTAGAGGTTGTAAAGAAGGTTGAAGCTAAATACCCTGCTTTGCTGTTCAAGCAGCAGCTCACAGCCTATGTAGAAAAAATATATGGTATCCTTCGGGACAACTTGAAAAAGGAGTTGGCATCGTTGCTTTCATTATGTATACAG GCCCCAAGAACATCAAAGGGAGTGTTACGGTCTGGCCGATCCTTTGGCAAAGATTCTCCCATGGGTCACTGGCAAAGTATTATTGAATCCCTCAACACCCTCCTATGTACTTTGAAAGAGAACTTC GTGCCTCCAGTCCTAATCCAAAAGATCTACACCCAAACATTCTCATATATTAATGTTCAACTCTTCAACAG TCTTCTTCTACGTCGGGACTGTTGCACATTCACCAATGGAGAATATGTGAAAGCTGGTTTAGCAGAATTGGAGTTGTGGTGTGCTCAAGCAAAGGAGGag TATGCAGGTTCATCTTGGGACGAGCTTAAGCACATCAGACAGGCAGTTGGGTTCTTG GTTATTCATCAGAAGTACAGGATTTCCTATGATGAAATCATTAACGATTTATGCCCT ATCATGAGTGTCCAGCAGCTATATAGAATATGTACACTTTACTGGGATGCTAACTACAATACTCGAAGTGTTTCTCCGGAC GTCCTTTCTAGCATGAGGGTGCTTATGGCCGAGGATTCGAATAATGCTCAGAGTGATTCTTTCTTGTTGGATGACAATTCCAG TATTCCCTTCTCAGTGGATGACCTTTCTACAGCACTCCAAGAGAAGGAATTCTCAGACATGAAACCAGCAGAAGAGCTTCTTGAGAACCCTGCCTTCCAATTTTTAAATGAGTAG